A DNA window from Chelativorans sp. AA-79 contains the following coding sequences:
- the rplQ gene encoding 50S ribosomal protein L17 has product MRHGKAGRKLNRTSSHRKAMFANMAASLIEHEQIVTTLPKAKELRPIVEKLVTLGKRGDLHARRQAIAAIRSEALVRRLFDTLAPRYASRNGGYTRIMKAGFRHGDNAALAVIEFVDRDPSVKGAADRARVEAEAASEEAEAA; this is encoded by the coding sequence ATGCGTCACGGTAAAGCCGGCCGCAAGCTCAACCGGACATCCAGCCACCGCAAGGCCATGTTCGCCAATATGGCGGCCTCGCTCATTGAGCATGAGCAGATCGTCACCACGCTGCCCAAGGCCAAGGAGCTTCGTCCGATCGTGGAGAAGCTCGTCACGCTCGGCAAGCGCGGCGATCTCCATGCTCGCCGCCAGGCAATCGCCGCCATTCGCAGCGAAGCTTTGGTGCGCCGCCTCTTCGACACGCTCGCCCCGCGCTATGCCTCGCGCAACGGCGGCTATACGCGCATCATGAAGGCGGGCTTTCGCCACGGCGACAATGCGGCCCTGGCCGTGATCGAGTTCGTGGACCGTGACCCGTCGGTCAAGGGTGCCGCCGACCGCGCCCGCGTCGAGGCGGAGGCCGCCAGCGAAGAAGCCGAGGCGGCGTGA
- a CDS encoding DMT family protein codes for MALPYLAPILLLTVSNIFMTFAWYGHLKFMNKPLLLVILASWSIAFIEYCFAVPANRYGHAVYSAAELKTMQEVITLSVFAVFSVYYLGEQLTINHAIGFALICLGAFFIFKGPLG; via the coding sequence ATGGCCCTGCCCTATCTGGCGCCGATCCTGCTTCTCACCGTCTCGAACATCTTCATGACTTTTGCTTGGTACGGCCACCTGAAGTTTATGAATAAGCCCCTCCTTCTCGTGATTCTCGCGAGCTGGAGCATCGCCTTCATCGAATACTGCTTCGCTGTGCCGGCCAATCGCTATGGTCACGCCGTCTACAGTGCGGCGGAGCTGAAGACTATGCAGGAGGTGATCACGCTTTCGGTTTTTGCGGTCTTCTCCGTCTACTATCTCGGCGAGCAACTGACCATCAATCATGCGATCGGCTTCGCCCTGATCTGCCTCGGCGCTTTCTTCATCTTCAAGGGGCCGCTCGGTTGA
- a CDS encoding DegQ family serine endoprotease, translating into MKVITSFLRLFFLLGALSLPAHAQDRPAESLLDPLKQLLRGGEENAGAPAGETQRRVPFSQQEIQLSFAPLVRQVAPAVVNVYASTRVQARSPFMGDPFFERFFDFPQMPPRVQSSLGSGVLVDPSGIVVTNYHVIRQADEVKIALADGREFESNVLLKDEGLDLAVLKVEGSEAFPAATLGDSEALEVGDLVLAIGNPFGVGQTTTSGIVSAVARSLGGVSDFGYFIQTDAAINPGNSGGALVNMAGEVVGINTAIYSRSGGSIGIGFAVPANIVRAVVDSARNGKDFFERPYVGASFDRVTPNIAEALGMPRPAGALVTNIASASPAARAGLESGDVVVAVNGRSVETPEALEYRLATVPIGDTAQVEVLRNGEEIGLSIQVEHAPEGDGQQLEIGGTGPFAGAKVAELSPALAQRLRLPVTGKGVVIADLARNSPAASIGLRPGDIVRELNGEEIATPDQMKALAETDARWWRFTIERDGRTIRQTMRF; encoded by the coding sequence ATGAAAGTGATAACTTCCTTCCTTCGCCTGTTTTTTCTCCTTGGGGCGCTTTCGCTGCCTGCCCATGCCCAGGATCGGCCGGCCGAATCGCTTTTGGATCCTTTGAAGCAACTCCTGCGAGGGGGCGAGGAAAATGCGGGGGCACCAGCCGGCGAGACGCAGCGCCGCGTTCCCTTCAGCCAGCAGGAAATCCAGCTCTCCTTCGCGCCGCTGGTGCGCCAAGTGGCACCCGCCGTCGTGAACGTCTACGCCTCGACCCGCGTACAGGCGCGCTCGCCCTTTATGGGCGATCCCTTCTTTGAGCGCTTTTTCGACTTCCCCCAGATGCCGCCACGGGTTCAGTCGTCCCTAGGCTCCGGCGTGCTGGTCGATCCCTCCGGCATCGTTGTGACCAACTACCATGTGATCCGCCAGGCGGACGAGGTGAAGATCGCGCTTGCGGATGGGCGGGAGTTCGAAAGCAACGTCCTGCTCAAGGATGAGGGGCTCGATCTCGCCGTCCTGAAGGTCGAAGGCTCCGAGGCTTTCCCGGCCGCCACGCTCGGCGATTCCGAGGCGCTCGAGGTCGGCGATCTCGTGCTTGCGATCGGCAATCCCTTCGGCGTGGGCCAGACCACCACGAGCGGCATCGTCTCGGCCGTGGCGCGCTCGCTGGGCGGTGTTTCCGATTTCGGCTATTTCATTCAGACGGATGCGGCCATCAATCCCGGCAATTCCGGCGGCGCGCTCGTCAACATGGCCGGTGAGGTCGTCGGCATCAATACGGCCATCTACAGCCGCTCGGGCGGTTCGATCGGTATCGGCTTCGCCGTTCCCGCGAATATCGTGCGCGCGGTGGTGGATTCGGCCAGAAACGGTAAGGATTTCTTCGAGCGTCCCTATGTGGGGGCGAGCTTCGATCGCGTGACGCCCAACATCGCCGAAGCGCTCGGCATGCCACGTCCGGCCGGCGCGCTCGTCACCAACATCGCCTCTGCCAGCCCGGCCGCCAGGGCGGGGCTCGAAAGCGGCGATGTGGTGGTGGCTGTGAACGGCAGGTCCGTGGAGACGCCTGAGGCGCTGGAATATCGTCTCGCCACCGTGCCGATCGGCGACACGGCCCAGGTCGAGGTGCTGCGCAATGGCGAGGAGATCGGGCTCTCCATACAGGTCGAACACGCGCCCGAAGGCGACGGCCAGCAGTTGGAGATCGGCGGCACCGGGCCCTTCGCCGGCGCCAAAGTGGCGGAGCTTTCGCCCGCGCTCGCCCAGCGCCTGCGGCTTCCGGTTACCGGCAAGGGCGTCGTCATCGCGGATCTAGCGCGCAATTCTCCGGCTGCCAGTATCGGCCTGAGGCCGGGTGACATCGTGCGTGAACTCAATGGAGAGGAGATCGCTACGCCCGACCAGATGAAGGCGTTGGCCGAAACCGATGCGCGCTGGTGGCGGTTCACGATCGAGCGCGATGGCCGTACCATCCGGCAGACGATGCGGTTCTGA
- a CDS encoding replication-associated recombination protein A, which yields MSDLFDRGEPEVSVAVGKPLADRLRPKRLDEVVGQEHLTGAEGALTRMIRSGSLGSLIFWGPPGTGKTTVARLLAGETSMAFEQISAIFSGVADLKKVFEAARLRRNQGRQTLLFVDEIHRFNRAQQDSFLPVMEDGTVVLVGATTENPSFELNAALLSRARVLVFHSLEADSLQRLLARAEEAEGRELPLDEEARAVLLRMADGDGRAVLTLAEEVWRAAGEGEVFDAETLQRIVQRRAPIYDKSQDGHYNLISALHKSVRGSDPDAALYYLCRMFDAGEDPLYLGRRLVRMAVEDIGLADPQALLIANAAKDAYDYLGSPEGELALAQACIYLATAPKSNAAYTAFKSAMAAAKEHGSLLPPKHILNAPTKLMKETGYSSGYQYDHDMPDAFSGQDYFPEAMGRRTFYDPPDRGFERDIRKRLDYWDKLRRERQGGG from the coding sequence ATGAGCGATCTGTTCGACAGAGGTGAGCCCGAGGTTTCCGTGGCGGTCGGTAAGCCGCTGGCCGACCGTCTGCGGCCCAAACGGCTTGACGAGGTGGTGGGCCAGGAACACCTGACCGGCGCCGAGGGCGCGCTCACGCGGATGATCCGCTCCGGCTCGCTCGGCTCGCTCATCTTCTGGGGTCCGCCCGGCACGGGAAAGACGACGGTTGCCCGGCTCCTGGCCGGCGAGACCTCGATGGCCTTCGAGCAGATCTCGGCGATCTTTTCGGGCGTGGCCGATCTGAAAAAGGTCTTCGAGGCCGCGCGCCTGCGCCGAAACCAAGGCCGCCAGACACTCCTCTTCGTCGATGAGATCCACCGCTTCAATCGGGCCCAGCAGGATTCCTTCCTGCCGGTGATGGAGGACGGCACCGTCGTCCTGGTGGGCGCCACGACCGAGAATCCCTCCTTCGAACTCAATGCCGCGCTTCTTTCCCGTGCCCGCGTGCTGGTCTTCCATTCCCTCGAGGCGGACAGCCTCCAGCGCCTGCTAGCGCGTGCCGAAGAGGCGGAGGGGCGCGAGCTGCCGCTGGACGAGGAGGCGAGGGCAGTGCTCCTGCGCATGGCCGATGGCGACGGCCGCGCGGTCCTGACGCTGGCGGAGGAGGTTTGGCGTGCGGCCGGTGAAGGCGAGGTCTTCGACGCCGAGACCCTGCAGCGCATCGTGCAGCGCCGCGCGCCGATCTACGACAAGAGCCAGGACGGGCACTACAACCTGATTTCCGCCCTGCACAAATCCGTACGTGGTTCAGATCCGGATGCCGCACTCTACTATCTCTGCCGCATGTTCGATGCGGGTGAGGACCCGCTTTATCTCGGGCGCAGGCTCGTGCGCATGGCGGTCGAGGATATTGGTCTCGCCGATCCGCAGGCCCTCTTGATCGCGAATGCGGCCAAGGACGCCTATGATTATCTGGGCTCGCCGGAAGGCGAGCTCGCTCTCGCCCAGGCTTGTATCTATCTTGCCACCGCGCCGAAATCGAACGCCGCCTACACTGCCTTTAAGTCTGCGATGGCGGCGGCGAAGGAGCACGGCTCGCTGCTCCCTCCCAAGCACATCCTCAACGCGCCCACGAAGCTCATGAAGGAAACTGGGTACAGCTCGGGCTACCAGTACGATCACGACATGCCCGATGCCTTCTCTGGCCAGGACTATTTTCCCGAAGCCATGGGCCGACGAACCTTCTACGATCCGCCCGACCGCGGCTTCGAGCGGGATATCCGCAAGCGGCTCGATTATTGGGATAAGCTCAGGCGGGAGAGGCAGGGCGGTGGCTGA
- the crcB gene encoding fluoride efflux transporter CrcB, with translation MYHLLLVCIGGAIGAGMRHLATIAAGRLLGIAFPWGTLTVNVAGSFAMGLLVETLARRFDVSNEIRLLLATGLLGGFTTFSSFSLDVAVLWERGAQTAALGYVVASVACSILALFGGLWLARSIL, from the coding sequence TTGTATCATCTGCTGCTTGTTTGCATCGGCGGCGCCATCGGTGCCGGCATGCGCCATCTGGCCACGATTGCGGCGGGGCGCCTCCTGGGCATTGCTTTTCCTTGGGGCACGCTTACCGTCAACGTGGCGGGCAGCTTCGCGATGGGGCTGCTTGTGGAGACGCTTGCCCGAAGATTCGACGTCTCCAACGAGATCCGGCTGCTCCTTGCGACGGGGCTGCTCGGCGGCTTCACCACTTTTTCCTCTTTCTCTCTCGATGTGGCCGTACTTTGGGAAAGGGGAGCGCAGACGGCTGCCCTTGGATATGTCGTGGCGAGCGTAGCCTGTTCGATCCTGGCACTCTTCGGCGGATTGTGGCTCGCAAGAAGCATCCTCTAA
- a CDS encoding RluA family pseudouridine synthase, whose protein sequence is MAGIEQIQVDGGEAGMRLDRWFKVHYPGLGFGQLQKLLRTGQVRVDGGRAKAETRVQPGQTIRVPPLAVDRKGAPATIRTIRERGDAEVLSQMLIHEDDKVFVFNKPAGLAVQGGSGVSRHVDGMLEAWRSKKGEKPRLVHRLDRDTSGVLVVARTRLAAVKLTAAFRARETKKIYWALVKSVPKKQEGRISTWLVREATPDGDRMRIAKHGEPGADHAVSTYRVVEQAGTALSWLEMEPYTGRMHQLRVHAAHIGCPVIGDPKYFEADQNWELPGGMQNRLHLHARRIIVPHPDGGIVDVTAELPPHMRQSWNLLGFDDAAAKEEI, encoded by the coding sequence ATGGCAGGCATAGAACAAATCCAGGTTGACGGCGGCGAGGCCGGCATGCGGCTCGACCGCTGGTTCAAGGTCCATTATCCGGGCCTTGGTTTCGGACAGCTACAGAAGCTGCTGCGTACCGGACAGGTGCGTGTGGACGGCGGTCGCGCCAAGGCGGAAACCCGGGTGCAGCCGGGGCAGACGATCCGCGTGCCGCCGCTCGCCGTGGATCGCAAGGGCGCGCCCGCCACCATCCGCACCATCCGCGAGCGGGGCGATGCGGAAGTGCTGTCGCAGATGCTGATCCACGAGGACGACAAGGTTTTCGTCTTCAACAAGCCCGCCGGCCTTGCCGTGCAGGGCGGTTCCGGCGTCAGCCGCCATGTGGACGGCATGTTGGAGGCTTGGCGCAGCAAAAAAGGTGAGAAGCCGCGTCTGGTGCATCGGCTCGACCGCGATACCTCCGGCGTGCTTGTCGTGGCGCGCACGCGACTCGCGGCCGTCAAGCTCACAGCGGCCTTCCGCGCCCGCGAGACGAAGAAGATCTACTGGGCGCTCGTCAAAAGTGTGCCAAAGAAACAGGAAGGACGCATCTCCACCTGGCTCGTCCGCGAAGCCACGCCCGACGGCGACCGCATGCGGATTGCCAAGCATGGCGAGCCGGGCGCGGACCACGCCGTCTCCACCTATCGCGTGGTGGAGCAGGCCGGCACCGCGCTCTCCTGGCTGGAGATGGAGCCCTACACGGGACGAATGCACCAGCTTCGCGTGCACGCCGCCCATATCGGCTGTCCGGTCATCGGCGATCCCAAATACTTTGAAGCCGACCAGAATTGGGAGTTGCCGGGCGGCATGCAGAATCGGTTGCATCTTCACGCCCGTCGCATCATCGTCCCGCACCCCGACGGCGGCATCGTTGACGTCACGGCCGAATTGCCGCCGCATATGCGGCAGAGCTGGAACCTGCTCGGCTTCGATGACGCGGCGGCGAAAGAAGAAATCTAA
- a CDS encoding ATP12 family protein codes for MRDILNDLDDGRQFSDPDPMRRAQSQMQRPLPKRFYKRVEVGGADEAWTVLLDGRTVRTPAGAELALPSEAAARLVADEFGAQGEHIDPMTMPVTRLVNTAIDGVAVDIQVVMEDILRYASTDLLYYRADAPDRLIELQAEAWDPVLDWAEAELSVRFILAEGVMHVEQPRQTIAAVGAHLRPRNDPLRLAALHVMTTLTGSAILALAVEAGSIEAEAAWEAAHVDEDWNISQWGEDEEAAARRAARRRDMMGAVALLRAVTAR; via the coding sequence ATGCGTGATATTCTGAACGATCTCGATGATGGCCGGCAATTTTCGGATCCCGATCCGATGCGCCGCGCGCAAAGCCAGATGCAGCGACCGCTGCCGAAGCGTTTCTATAAGCGCGTGGAGGTGGGCGGGGCTGACGAGGCTTGGACGGTCCTCCTGGACGGGCGGACGGTACGCACGCCTGCGGGGGCGGAACTGGCGTTGCCCAGCGAAGCAGCCGCGCGGCTGGTTGCCGACGAATTCGGCGCCCAGGGTGAGCATATCGATCCCATGACCATGCCGGTCACGCGGCTCGTCAACACGGCCATCGACGGGGTAGCGGTGGATATCCAGGTGGTGATGGAAGACATTCTGCGCTACGCATCCACCGACCTCCTCTACTATCGCGCCGATGCGCCCGACCGGCTGATCGAGCTCCAGGCGGAGGCATGGGACCCGGTGCTCGACTGGGCGGAAGCCGAGCTCAGCGTGCGTTTCATCCTCGCGGAGGGTGTGATGCATGTGGAGCAACCGCGCCAGACGATCGCTGCCGTCGGGGCGCATTTGCGGCCGCGCAACGATCCCCTGCGGCTTGCCGCCCTTCATGTGATGACGACACTGACCGGATCGGCTATCCTCGCTCTGGCGGTGGAAGCCGGCTCAATCGAAGCGGAGGCCGCGTGGGAAGCGGCCCATGTCGACGAGGACTGGAACATCTCGCAATGGGGCGAGGACGAGGAAGCTGCCGCCCGCCGCGCTGCCCGCAGGCGCGACATGATGGGAGCTGTGGCGCTGCTCAGGGCCGTGACAGCACGTTGA
- the gltA gene encoding citrate synthase, with protein sequence MANSTVKLELGGETSEYPVRNGSIGPDVFDIASLYKQTGMFTYDPGFTSTASCESKITYIDGDEGVLLHRGYPIDQLAEHGDFLEVCYLLLYGELPTKAQKEDFDLRVTRHTMIHEQMSRFFTGFRRDAHPMAVMCGVVGALSAFYHDSTDISDPHQRMVASIRMIAKMPTIAAMAYKYHIGQPFIYPRNELSYAANFLHMCFAVPCEEYKVNPVMARAMERIFILHADHEQNASTSTVRLAGSSGANPFACIAAGIACLWGPAHGGANEAALNMLAEIGTVERIPEYIERAKDRNDPFRLMGFGHRVYKNYDPRAKIMQKTCHEVLAELGIKDDPQLDIAMELERIALTDEYFIEKKLYPNIDFYSGITLKALGFPTTMFTVLFAVARTVGWIAQWKEMIEDPQQKIGRPRQLYTGAAERDYVPIAKR encoded by the coding sequence ATGGCGAATTCGACGGTAAAACTTGAACTTGGTGGAGAGACCAGCGAATACCCGGTGCGCAACGGCTCGATCGGGCCCGATGTCTTCGACATCGCCTCGCTCTACAAGCAGACCGGGATGTTCACCTACGATCCCGGTTTCACCTCCACGGCGAGTTGCGAGTCGAAGATCACCTATATCGACGGCGACGAGGGCGTGCTGCTCCATCGCGGCTACCCGATCGATCAGCTCGCCGAACACGGCGACTTTCTCGAAGTCTGTTATCTGCTCCTTTACGGCGAGCTGCCGACAAAGGCGCAGAAGGAAGATTTCGATCTGCGCGTGACGCGGCACACGATGATTCACGAGCAGATGTCGCGCTTCTTCACCGGGTTCCGCCGGGACGCGCATCCCATGGCGGTGATGTGCGGCGTCGTCGGCGCGCTCTCGGCTTTCTACCATGACTCGACGGACATCTCCGATCCGCATCAGCGCATGGTGGCCTCGATCCGCATGATCGCCAAGATGCCGACGATCGCGGCCATGGCCTACAAATACCATATCGGCCAGCCCTTCATTTACCCGCGCAACGAGCTCTCCTACGCCGCCAACTTCCTGCATATGTGCTTCGCGGTGCCCTGCGAGGAATACAAGGTCAACCCCGTCATGGCGCGGGCCATGGAGCGGATCTTCATCCTGCATGCCGACCACGAGCAGAACGCGTCCACTTCCACCGTCAGGCTCGCCGGCTCTTCCGGAGCGAACCCCTTCGCCTGCATCGCCGCCGGCATCGCCTGCCTCTGGGGTCCCGCCCATGGCGGCGCGAACGAGGCTGCCCTCAACATGCTGGCCGAGATCGGCACGGTCGAGCGCATCCCCGAATATATCGAGCGCGCCAAGGACAGGAACGATCCCTTCCGCCTGATGGGCTTCGGTCACCGGGTCTACAAGAACTACGATCCGCGCGCCAAGATCATGCAGAAGACCTGCCACGAGGTGCTGGCCGAGCTCGGCATCAAGGACGATCCGCAGCTCGACATCGCCATGGAGCTGGAGCGCATCGCCCTTACGGACGAGTATTTCATCGAGAAGAAGCTCTATCCGAACATTGACTTCTATTCGGGCATCACCTTGAAGGCGCTGGGCTTCCCCACCACCATGTTCACGGTGCTCTTCGCCGTCGCACGCACCGTGGGCTGGATCGCCCAGTGGAAGGAGATGATCGAGGATCCGCAGCAGAAGATCGGCCGTCCCCGGCAGCTCTACACCGGAGCCGCCGAGCGCGACTACGTGCCGATCGCCAAGCGCTGA